Below is a window of Rhea pennata isolate bPtePen1 chromosome 2, bPtePen1.pri, whole genome shotgun sequence DNA.
TGGTGTGCTGCACATCACCACGACATATTTCATGAATCTAGAGGAATGTCTACATTGAAAGAGTATGGTAAAGATATAACCTTCTATGCATGCTTAGAAAGACACTACTACTCATATCACTTGGTGACTTGTTAACTTGAAGTGTACAATGTACTCTTTAGGTAGTATAGAATCTAAATCCATATGCCTAGCAGAACTTATTTGCTTGTACTCCACTTGTTGACAGCTagtattttagaaacaaaatcagagaCATGTGGCATGTGTTCTGAATGTTAACAGTATGTTGTTAAGGTGCCATTTTGTTCTGCAGAGACCAgaactttggaagaaaatattgctTGATATTGTAAATATAATTTCTATTGTTTCAAGAATCTTTATGCTACAGTGAAATATTATTTGCTGTATTTGCACTCTCAGCAAAATACAACACTCTCCACTAACACTTCAAATTTAGTCCTTTCCCTTTCACCTGTATTTTTGCCTGCTAAAAACTGAGTATTTGGTGGATCAAAAAGCATTCTGAGACATTTTCTTAGCACGAATTAACACCAGTACTATTTCTGCCAAACTGTATTGTAATTCACAATATCCACTGAGATCTCAGGTATCTTGCAAATTCAGCCAGGAATTTGACAAGAGGACTTTGAAAGCCAGAAGCAGTATCAGAAACTGGGCCAGATTTGAGACTGAGAAACATCTGCAAATCCTGGTTGCTTCCATCCACTGTTCCCTGAAAGGTTTTGCACTAAtcccaacaacaaaaaaattaagtgttcAAATTGAGTTTCAAAACTCTGGCTATTATATTTAATTCCTTTCAGAGACAATTCCACAACCTTGATTGTATCAACCATGTATCatacagaatttcaaaatatcttaCCTTGAGATTTCTTTTAACACAAGACTTAATCGTGACACATTATTTTCTATGAAGCCAATCATCTCCAGCTCTCTGAGTGTCAAGAGCTGCTGTCGAGGATATATTATTTGACACTAGAAGGAAGAGTTACACATATATTACgaaaactttaaaattatattcaaaatcaaattctaCAGTTAGAGAGGTAATACAGAGAAGGGATaaaatttgtgtattttgttatttgggaagtaaaataaaaatgccaaatttattttaaaatgatgttttacaGCCCTGCTTTCAAAATGTTACCTTCATCAGTTCTTCCAAGCAAGAAAGATATATTCTGAATATTGCTGCAGCAGATGGAGGTCCAATATATTGCTTTATGTCAGCCCTGTCTACAAAGGCCATGTCAATTTTCTCCGTAATATTTGAAGTAGTCAGGATAACTACATTGGGATACCTTCAAgataaaagtagatttttaGGTCACATGCAAAAGAACTCTCTTCCTGGGCCTGGTAATCTGATACCTTCTTTCTTATGATTCGAGCCATTTTATGCAACAAGCAGTCATACCACTCTTGTCAGCTAGCAATTACACTAAGTTATCTGAAGATCTTCATCGGTTAtgactattttatttcaatgcacatttttttttattttggcaatTTCTCAAGTGTCCATAGTTTCTAACCCTGTCTTAGAAGTGATATGCATTAACTATCTAGTGTGCAGAAAGCCTAAGCTGGAATTCTCGTTTTTAAAATCATGTGTTGGCCATGaataagattaaaaacagagatttctAAATTTGAATCTTTAATCTACACATTTTCTACTTCAATTCAATAGAAAGTGCATAGCTTAATCGCTAATATAACATGTTCTACAATTGTTGCAAGCTTTTGAGCAAGCTCAAAAAGTATGTAAcatcttgctttaaaaaatagtgaaagaacATTCTCAATCACAGCTATTTCTAGATGAAACCTGCAAAATTTTATGCATGAGTCAGGCACTTACCTTTAATCAGTAGCCTAAAATGGCTAAATACCAAGgcactttttttatttatttatttcctgtgagCAGAGCCAAGAGTGCCACAAAAACAGGGaaggaatggggggggggggggatgtggCACTTGCATGTCcatatttatttcctgtgaGCAGAGCCAAGAGTGCCGCAAAAACAGGGaaggaatgggggggggggggggagggggaagtggCGCTTGCACGTCCAGCATACAAAGCAGACAGAACACTGCttgcagcagcaacagcctGTATTGTGCAAGtctgctttagactgacatccAGAAGCTGTTAATCATGAATGAATTCTTCATTGAGATGACTCTTGTCTCCCCAAAGCAGATCTCACGATCATCTGTGCCGTATCTGTAGATTTGATTGTTCACTCAGTTCCACGCAAAATACTTGTTCAGACTActcctatttcttttctaaattagcACCATTAATAAAAGAATAGTTCATCAGGCAACATTTTTGGATTAGTATTCCAGGTGAGATGGAACTTTTATTAGGAATCATGACGTTGTCAGGTACCTTTTGCTGTTGCAATAATATGAGTTTACCTTTTAATCTGATCTATTTGTGTAAGTACAGCATTCACCACACGAATAGCATCTGAAGGCTCTGTACCTGCCTGAAAGGCACTGCGGGCTGCCGTGAGACTTTCCacctacaaagaaaaaagcaatgctCATTTAGACAGCTGGCAGCAACCAAATAATCCAAACAATACATCTTCAGATCCTCGAGAGTCTAGTATTTAAAGCTTCATCTTCAAAATCTTCTGTTAAGTAGGCACttttggggagagagaaaaccTTTTGAGAGAGGAAGAAGTATTATGAAAGCAAAAGGTACAGTGAGCGAAGTCCTTGTTTAGACAGCAGAATGGATGCTGTCTTCCATTTTAATtcaatttcctttaaaaagctgatCATAGAATAACTAATGAATTGAATTTAGAGgaagcattcccacaggaacGCATAGCTACAATATCATAAGGTGAGTAAGGTACATAAGTTGCTCATGTTTGCAAGTCTGTCAAGACAATATACACAAACTGAAATCAAACTAATGCTCTTACATATGTTGCGAAGCTCGGAAAAGCATAATTATAATACAAATTCAGGctactttgaattttaaaacagttctcCACTTGTATACAGAGCAACAAGGGAACTATCACCAGGAAAGGTTTCATTCCATTTTAGCTGgaatttttctcaaaaagaaaaaaaaccctaaaaaccACAAAACCCTcatacaaaccaaaaaaacagtGTTCCTCTCAAATCTCTCAAATATGCAGTAGCTGAGATTAAACTTCCTTCCCTCTACAGTTCTGtgcaaagttaaataaaaaagtctgttttcattGCTCTTTAAGAATAAGAATTGTCATACTTTACTtatacaatttaatttttgccAAACGTAATGAATCTCAATACCATTAAAATCATACCTCATCGATCAGTACAAATACAAGAGCATCTTTGTCATCAATTAACTCTTGAATCTTCTGGAACATCTTGGTTACAAGCTTGCCACTCTAGGAAGAGACCATATGTATATGTTTGATGTATTTTCTTACCACATAACTTTCCAAGTCTTAGCATATTCATAGCTGTATatgtctgttttttaaacttagtCTCTAATATAGCTTCTATTTATAACCTTTGGGGCACATAACTATTTTATGAACCCAGCTCATCGGAAATACTGGTAATTCATAACAATACACAAAGACTACTAAATAAGTTAGATCAATACATACCTCCGAAAACCATTTAGAGAAAAGGCTATGGCTGTTTATCTCAATTAATTGTCCATACCTATACCTAAAGTACggaaggagaaagcagcatCAACTCTGTTGCATTGTATAAAAGGTCAGTGATACTATTGACTTTCTTCTCATTCCCTCCATTTCAACACTGGTATATTGTTAATTAGTACTTTAAACCAATTACTTTTAATAAACATCATGGCTATTTtgagtttaattttaaattacagaaaccTGTCTCACTAGAATGCTTCATATTAAATTGCTATCAGAATTCCTTCATTAGAAAAGTTTTGATACTATTTATGTATTGTTTACCATAATCAGTTACCATATTAATGGCCTCATTCTTACGTTCATGTAAGATTTTGTTCAACACAGCaagtaaaaatatgtataaaagcATGAAGCTTTTACACCACAATTACTTAACTCTGTATGGATGccttaaaacaaaatatctcaACCAAACACTATATATCCCAAGCTGATCATAATTTAGCTTGGGCAAAAGTCATATCACTGCAACAATTAAGCATTATGCTAGGTGCAACTAGTACTAAGTTTTGTACaagtttttaatacaaatttattAACCTTAAATTTCATAGCACCTCAACTCTATTACTTGTCTGATATACAAAATTACCTCTGTCAACTGTAGCATTCAAACAACTCAACTACAAAACAAACCTGTTCAAAAATTACTAGCTACTAAAAATataggctttttaaaatatgaaaatacaagtAGCAGGCTTGATAGCATATGGCCCTTCACCTTTTAGTCTTCAGTGATGTGCAGTGTGAGCACCAACAAGTGAAACAAATTCAAgtgcaaatatatttacattccTCATCACAGTTATCTATACACTttaaaaggcattaaaataCCCCATCCAGTTTCTTTCCTATTGCCTCAATGTTATTGTTAGCCATGTATATTATAAATATGAGTACTATACAAAAGTTAGCACTTTGCAATTACTACTTGGCACTACTTTCTTTCTCAGTAGCCCAAAGATATTTAACAATAGcaaattacagtaaaaatctcagaggggaagaaaaaaaaaatgacctgtGTGATAGTCGAATTGTAAGCTTCTGGGCTAATGCTTTACAGAGAGAAGTTTTACCAGTTCCTGGAGGGCCTAGATTCAAAACAAATCCACACAATATATTATATAGTATCTGTATCACACTGTTAATGCCaggtagcatttttttaattactgaattTCATTACAGCAGTAATTATAGAATAAAAACACATCAGACAGATTGTGAACACAGTTTATCAGCATGGCTGCTTTGAGAAGATTACTTACTTTGACCAGGTCTCCACAACCAACTTAGTGCTGTGCTTTATCTTCAGCTTTGAATTTGTATCATTTTCAGTTATCAAATATTGGTTAGTGTTACAGTCCGTATGCAGACATCAAAGTCAAAACACTCAACAGCCACAGAAGCAAAGTGGTTTATCAAAGCACGATTCTGAAAATCAGTGCCATGCTTAAACTTTCATCTTCCTGAAACAAAGTCTTTAATATGCAAACAGAAATATACTATGCCAAGTTTGATCAGCTGACCACTTTCCCAGAAATCTCTATCTTAGGGTAACGCAGAGCATCTCAGAAGGTCTATGCTAGGGGACATACCTTTTGGATATGGCTTGAGGCCCTGCGGAAGAGCCATCCACAGTTTCTCCAAACAAATCAGTACACAAATAGTTAAACAAAGAGTATGAACATATAAAAGTCAATGTGTGGATGCCAAGCAAACTGGTAACAGCAACAAGGTGACAGTACTTTTGCTCAAAGTTAATACCGCCATTATAGCATAAATATAGTATTTTGCGTTATCATACAGTTGTACATTTCCCAGTATTAACATCTTTTTCagtaatctttatttttttaactttttggcatttattgctaaaattaaatgtatCTACTGTAGATATATTGttaatagtttaaaataaatgggtTTCCAGGCAAAGGCATCTGGCATCTTCTAAACTGACAAATAAATCAAGGATGAAAATCTTAATATGGGTATtatcttttgcattttgtacaaaaaaagtCATAATATCACTtgcaaatagaaattaaaacaattaactCTTGTCACTGCATTataaattttgtaatttaaattcCTGCAAACACAGTAAATGCTAACATTAAACATGACTTGACTCTGATGCTATGTTTCATCTAAATTTGTACTATAGAGAATACTTCCCAAGCACTGCTGCTATAACACAGAAACACCTACACAGAAGCACATACAAGgttttcagaaggaaagcatACATAGATGGCCAATGAAtctatttgttttaagaaaaatgatttttaccATGCAGCAAAACAACTCTGTTCCACGATATCAGGTTGCTGTCAACATTTCTGTCAGAAAATAGTAACGTGGTGGTCACATAATCAAGTAGCTAAcggaagaggaggaaaaagattaAAGACATATCAgcaaatacaattaaaaaatggaagcaaTCTATATTACCTACTCTAACAAATAAAATTGTGCTCAAGGCTTATCCAGGTTTTAATGCTAAAACCAAATTTCCCTCTACAAGTCTTGGAAATCTCATTTTGCTCCTGCCCTCAGGAAAAAGAATGGCTTGTACTGGACACCAGTGGAGTTTTTTTACATGAataaattaaatgctttaaggaagtgaaattcttttccattttccactGTCTCACTTTTAATAAGGATAAGAAACAAGAAATCTGATGGTCAGAGGGTTCAGTCCACAAGCTGCCCAAGAACAAGAGTCAAAGTCTGAAACTCTGCTTATTCTTTAGCTGTTACAGGACTATACATCCATTGTTGTCATCAACACAAACTAAACATTTCCagtcacattttattttactcaagtatttatatacattaGCTACTCTAAGCTTTTTGCAgcttccaattaaaaaaaatgttgcatgtACTTTCCCAGAATTCTTACttccaaaaataatatttgattttaGTTGTCTAAAATTAGCAAGTAATAGACTTTCttcaacaaaacaaatacaagccTGAGGCTTGAAGCTATACTTATTTTTACCTATAACAACACCTGATAtcatattattttctgttgctgttacCTGGAATGTTTTTGACTCATTTGCATTAATAGGACAGTAAAACAGTCGTAACAGTCTGCAATATCTCATCCCACAAGCTGTAGTAgttatgtaagaaaaaaaccaaactttaTCCAGCATGCTTGTCAATATTACTTTGAAACTTAGCAACAAACATTTCAGAGTCTGCAGAATCCAGCTATATCAAGACAGTTCCATGGTTTAAAGAATGGACACCTCTTCACAGTTACTTTCACAGAAGTAGTTccaattttcacagaaatttcacagaatcagtaaggttggaagggacctctggagatcatctcccaaagatttcctggtgctggttccactggggcttgaacccaggaccctcagcatgtaaagcagatgtgataaccactacatGATTAAAAGCTACTACTGCTCTTTCTATCAACATATGCTTACTATCAAGAGTGTCTGGCTCAGTTATTCAACACATCAGTAAGCGAATCTACTTTTAAAAGAGTTCTGTCATTTCACAGATGAATTGGAAAACAGTTCTGTAAAGCCAGAGAAAACTTAGCATGTTTATTGATTGTCTACCTTATATACAATGAAGATGTATAAGGAcctgaatgttttgttttaggttttattttagaGATTATGCTTAGaaagatttcagtgaaaatactcTGTCATTTATAACCAAGCTAATGAATTCATCTGGTTATTTATCCTCAAATActttgaacagatttttttttaagcaacataAACATCTTAATGAGTGCTGTCATAACAGCAACTGTGAATTGAATCACTTGTGGTTTTTACTCACACCACAATTACCTAGTTTCAGACTATAATATTATAGTTCTATAAATTCTAGCAGTTATCACAGCCTTTGATGAATGCACAGAATCTTCAAACAAGAAAATGACCCAGTAGAATTGTTTCCTTCTGGACACCTcctaaaaaaatcaataaattgGGAGGGCACTATAATCAAATCCTCCAATGTGCACTTGAATGAAGAGTAACAGTGTAGACTGACTTTACTGCTAAACCAATCAATTGACTTGCTGCTGCCAGAAACACACTGTCCAACCCCTGTTCCCTTCCATCTAGCTGCACCCATCACTTCTGTTATATGACCATCAGCTGAGGTCATGGTGAACCAATTCCCAGGACAAAACTGGCTGGCAATTAACCAATCGCAGAGTGAGATGGGTATTTTTAGTGATTCAACTCCCTCAGGTTACTGCAAGGTGAGGGTAACAAGAGTGTCAACGAAAGGGAAGCAGTGGTTGTCCAGCTAGGAGCAACACACTGCTCTTAGCAGTTGTGAGCCATTGAATTGgcttacttttaaaaacacacaccaATATCAAAACATAACAGCCCTTTGGGGACTTCACAATGGAGAAATAAAGAACTTATTATAAATAATGTTGCATGCATCTTTCCAAGCCTCTTTGGAGTTAATTTTTCCAccaattttcttcttcccttctagAAAAACATGCAGTTAGTCAGTCTTAAAACATAGGGAGATCTTTTCATAAAGTAAATTTCTACTCAGATCTAGAGAGTATCCGTTTTCTTCCCTCAAGACAGGCTAATGAATATGTCTAGAGTAgtaaagcaaaagtaaaaatctcCTGAGAAGCTGCAAGTTCCTAATAAAACAGCACCTCCAGCTGTTAAACTTCTAGTTTATCAAAGATGAGACAATGTAAATAAAGTAAATTCGATATAATTTGGCATGGGCATCAGTGAAACTGCTAAGAGCAAAACTGGGATTTTTCACAAAGTAGACATCACAGTAGTATGTACTCATAGATGTCTGAAATAGGATGTTTGATTTTAATACAtcagttttggctttttttctgaagtatatATCAGAAGTAAGCAACTGTCCAAAAATATATAGGAATTTTAATGGAAGCATAAAGCTTTCCAAAATAACAAGGAACTACAATACAGTGATCATTAAAAATTACtgcctttaaaatacagaattgtaaTAAACAGACATCAGAATTCTTTCTCGAGCTAGTTATTTCCAAGCATGTTCTGCATGAGATGCAACAACTTCGGACAGGTTATATATCAACTCTTACTTCTCCTCAAGCAAtttgttattaa
It encodes the following:
- the TRIP13 gene encoding pachytene checkpoint protein 2 homolog isoform X1 — translated: MDEAAGDLKQALPIVCDNVQIHVEVHQKSNSTAKKEDIRMSVLKLLNRHNIVFGDYKWTEFDDGFLNSNVQSVSVVDTELKLKERQPIDLSKSSLSLHIFHLNEEGPSSENLEEENEDIVAANHWVLPAAEFHGLWESLIYDIEVKSHLLDYVTTTLLFSDRNVDSNLISWNRVVLLHGPPGTGKTSLCKALAQKLTIRLSHRYRYGQLIEINSHSLFSKWFSESGKLVTKMFQKIQELIDDKDALVFVLIDEVESLTAARSAFQAGTEPSDAIRVVNAVLTQIDQIKRYPNVVILTTSNITEKIDMAFVDRADIKQYIGPPSAAAIFRIYLSCLEELMKCQIIYPRQQLLTLRELEMIGFIENNVSRLSLVLKEISRRSEGLSGRVLRKLPFLAHALYIQSPSVTMTTFLQALSLVVDKQFEERKKLANCI
- the TRIP13 gene encoding pachytene checkpoint protein 2 homolog isoform X2 translates to MFKYMWKFIRNQTGLFFPVAAHGTAKKEDIRMSVLKLLNRHNIVFGDYKWTEFDDGFLNSNVQSVSVVDTELKLKERQPIDLSKSSLSLHIFHLNEEGPSSENLEEENEDIVAANHWVLPAAEFHGLWESLIYDIEVKSHLLDYVTTTLLFSDRNVDSNLISWNRVVLLHGPPGTGKTSLCKALAQKLTIRLSHRYRYGQLIEINSHSLFSKWFSESGKLVTKMFQKIQELIDDKDALVFVLIDEVESLTAARSAFQAGTEPSDAIRVVNAVLTQIDQIKRYPNVVILTTSNITEKIDMAFVDRADIKQYIGPPSAAAIFRIYLSCLEELMKCQIIYPRQQLLTLRELEMIGFIENNVSRLSLVLKEISRRSEGLSGRVLRKLPFLAHALYIQSPSVTMTTFLQALSLVVDKQFEERKKLANCI
- the TRIP13 gene encoding pachytene checkpoint protein 2 homolog isoform X3, which produces MDEAAGDLKQALPIVCDNVQIHVEVHQKSNSTAKKEDIRMSVLKLLNRHNIVFGDYKWTEFDDGFLNSNVQSVSVVDTELKLKERQPIDLSKSSLSLHIFHLNEEGPSSENLEEENEDIVAANHWVLPAGPPGTGKTSLCKALAQKLTIRLSHRYRYGQLIEINSHSLFSKWFSESGKLVTKMFQKIQELIDDKDALVFVLIDEVESLTAARSAFQAGTEPSDAIRVVNAVLTQIDQIKRYPNVVILTTSNITEKIDMAFVDRADIKQYIGPPSAAAIFRIYLSCLEELMKCQIIYPRQQLLTLRELEMIGFIENNVSRLSLVLKEISRRSEGLSGRVLRKLPFLAHALYIQSPSVTMTTFLQALSLVVDKQFEERKKLANCI